gtttgacagcaaaccattcaTAACTACTCTTTGCATATAGACTTTCCACCAGTTGTGCACCGACCTTACAGCAATTCCATCTAGCCTGCATTCCCCCAGTTttcttatgagaatatcatgtgggactgcgttcaaaagccttactaaaaatcaagctaGATCCCATACACGGCTTCCCCATATTGGCTAGgccaataaccctgtcaaaggaggaaattaggttggtttgacatgattttgttCTCGACAAATCCACACTGGCTGTTCCTTATAatttattatcctctaggtgctcaCAGATAGATCGTGTAatagtttgttccagtatctttccaggtattgaggTCAGGCTgagtggtctataattccctgggttttctttgttccctgtttttccctgtctgtcctctccagtcctgtgggacctcacccatcctcaggggcggctccaggcatcagcgcacCAAGCCCGTGTCtgaggcggcaagccgcagggggcggcctgccagtctctgtgagggcagcagtcaggcagccttcagtggtgtTTCTGCAGGATGtccaccggtcccgtggctttggcagcAGTTCGGCAGCGGGTACGCAGAAGGTGCGGGaacggcggacctcccgcaggcgcgccgccgaatccgcgttaccggcggacctcctgcaggtgcgacgccgaatccgcgttaccggcggacctcccgcaggcgcgccgccgaatccgcgttaccggcggacctcccgcaggcgcgccaccgaaagccgcctgactgccgtgcttgggatgacaaaatacatagagccgcctcTGCCCATCCTCCATGAGCTGTCAAAGATATTcactaacagttctgagattgcctCAGCTAGTTCCTTAGTACCCTGGGGCTTAGATGGACAGATTGGAAAGTTTCTTGGTATGGAAGTTCTGCTTTAAATCAAGAGGCAAAGGCAGGCTGCACaaccaagaaaagaaacaaaccagcCACATGAATTTCAGGTCTGTGAAAACACAGATATCTTGGTTTTCCTCCGTGAATAAAACCAGAGGAAAATACTGGGCTCCTCTTTTGGGAGAACAATGCGGGATTTAAAGAGCAGATGATGTGTCCTTTCTAGTGCAAAGTTCAGTACATTTCAGTAGGGCTCTTACCAGGGCAAACAGTGATCTCTTCTTCAGCAGGGCTCTCCGTGGCAATGTCTGGGCTCCTCTTACTGCCAAATGGGGTCAAGGCAGAAATGCTATCAGAGCAAACACACATGTCAAATCAAATCAATCAATGTCACAGTATGCAGCTGGGTCACATACAAACTCCAGGATCTTTGGATAATTACTGTCTGACCGCCAGGAGAACTAACAGACAGGTTTAAATGCCATCCACCACCGCATGGCTGAAAGGAACTTCCCTCTCCTAGAAGCCCACGATAAAAGGATTTGAAGGGTCACTGTGTCAGGTGAGAGGAGGAAAAATATCAGCTCAGCACTAATAGATGCCTTTGATCCTTTCTGTTCTCAGTTCTAGGAGTTCTGCGGGTAGCAGTGCTTCCTTACCTCTATCAAGGCACTGGTTGGAGACAAAAGAGGAGGAGGTTTGCTTGACACTGTACTGCTCTTTCTCCCCAGCCTTACCACTAATTCTCCTTTTTATCTCTGTACATGGCTTTCTAACGCAGCAGGAACGTGGTACTACTCAGAGCTTCCCTACAGCAGAGTCCTGCCAATGTTAGCTTAGTGGCTTTTTGTGCAGTGTGTAACCATGTCTGGCTCCTCTGTTTGAtcttccagttcctccattttctCGCTGGAGTGCAACCTCTTTATGAAACAGGAAGCCATTGCGGAGTAAGCCTGTTCCTCACGCTGACCCCTCCGCCCCTCAGCGAGTATGCAAGAACTCTTTAAAAGCATGAATCCCCAGACCCGCAAATTGAAGATTTATTTAACTTAACCACACACTAGAGAGGAGGAAACAGCCACCATAGATTTATGATAAATAACCAAATTCTGAGTGGAAACCCCAAGTGACTTCTTTCTAAAGGAACCATCTCAAAGCATTTGTTATGAGCCCAAGCTGAGCATGGTTTACTGCGTGTGTAACATTGGGATCACTTCAGAAAGAATCTCACAACACAACTTACTATGACAGTTATAAAATGGGCTAATCAATTTAAAGTCAAACCACTGTGCTTGCTACATCACCTGTCTCTGAGTACCAATCACAGAACCACAGTCCGATCCGCTGCGCTCTGCACCGAGCATGGGGCTCAAACGCCTGTGCGACTTCTGCTAATGCTGCGCCAGGCGCCCCACACCCAAGCAGGCTTTCTCCTGTAGCTGCCCAGCAGCTGGCTGCCCAGCATGCCCAGACATTGCCCAACAAAGGGCTGCACTGGCACATTgccagcagccagagagctcgctCGATGTGCACACAACTCAGAAGACTGCAGCGGGGCTGTCTGCTGAAATGAGAAGTCACAGCAGGGAGTAATGAAGCTTGAGCCGAAAGACAGCAGCCATCGGCTGCACTGTAGCATTCACAGGGCCACATTCTGGCATGTTGGCTCCCCATGGGTCAGATCGAACAGAAGATTAAACCTGCTACCTGGACACAAAGGGTGATGCAGGAGCCCTCTGGAACCTCTTACATTGCGAAGCCAGCATCCAGCCCAGCTTTTCTTACCAGGGTGCTGCCCTGGTCTCTGCTAGGGAGCCCCACCTTCTGAAACAGGATCTGGCTGCTGGGTACCTGAAACATTACACCCCCTGACCCCCATCTGGAAACTGGGGACAGGAGCTGCCTCTTCCTTCATGGCCCAGCCAcagggctcctgctgctcccaAGGGAGGGAAGGCTCCACCAGCCAGCCTCTTTCAGGGGATCATTGTCACCACCAGCCTCACGCAGCACAGACTGAAATTGACAACTCCCCAAGCACATTTCAGCAGCCAGGACACTTACCAGAGTCTGGTTTATTTCACTGCCTCTGCTGCCTGGGAAAGTTCTGGGTGGCAACAGAGGCCAGCATTGCATCGGTTCACACCTGCAGATTTTCTTCACAGCCATAAGGGCTAGAcactttttgcatttttaaaaaactgctgaAGTTCTGCAGAAGCCAGGCAGCGTAGGTCCCCTTGTTCCTCCGGGTGAGCTTCCTATTGGCCCGAGGTGAGCAATCAGCTGGCATTTCAAGCCCTGCCCCTAATCTCAGGTGTTCAGCCCAAATACTGCCATCTCAGTGAGGGGGGAAGAAAGTGGAGAGCAGGCAGGGAAAAGGCAGCAGCTTTATGCCAAAAGCATTTTGAACTATAAAAGTAGTTTAAAGTACCATGAGAATCAAGCAGCTTCCCACAGCTGGGCTTGCAACGCCTACAAATATTGAAACCTCCCTAGTAAACTGCTCCCCAAGTCCTCCCCATATGCCTCTGCTCAGAGCTTATCTAGTCTGCAATAAGAACAGCaaaccaccccagacaatgtCTCCTAGCCCTGCAGGGAGAGATGGCAACCAGAGGCCAACTCTCCTAGGGTCCCCTTCAGAACCTGGTTTTACCGGACAAAAGGGCAGAGGTAAAGCCAAAGGAGAATTGTGTTGCCATGGCCCATTTCCACCACCAGCTGAGGCCTGGATTGGCTTCCCTGGAATGCTGTTTCTTTCTGGGGCACAGATGGGCCCTGTCTCTGGCATGACATTTTCTTTGCCTTcccctctgttctttcctcttcaACGAAATCTCTTTTTAATAGACTCTGCACACTTGCCTTCCTGGAAAGACCACGCGATCCTACTGCTGTGTCTCATCCTCACCGCCCAGCCCCTGTTACATCCAGTCAGATTAGACTGCTGCTCCCCAGGGCCAGGATCTCGTCCGCTCAGCTGCCCTGCACAGCCCTAGCCCATGTCGGGATGCTATCGTCAAACAACAATGAGAGTTCTCCTCTCCCCATCGTCTCTGAGTTGACTCTGGCCAGCACCGTCCAGCGACATCTACCAGCAGCCTTTACCACTGCAGCCCACAGCACGCCCAGAGCACTCTTCTGCCTGGGTCGCCAGCCGGGGCTGCAGGGTTGTGTGTCCAGGAACCAAGGCTCTGAAATGACCCCTGCTCCTCACCTCTGTGTAATCTGCATTGGTTCCCCATCTTCAGGCATGTCCTCCGCAAAGAGCGCCTGGGAGGCCTGGAAAGGATATAATGCTGAGCATAAGTAAAACACAGGCCATTAGCAGCCAGTTCCTCATTCTCCAGAGCtggctgagatttcccaagctcCCTTCCCACCGTTCTGCGCAAACCTTTCAGAGCCCAGAAATCCACCTGCCTGCATGAAAGGCTTTGAAAAATAGGAAAGATTTGATTCAATTCACTCTGAGCTTTGTTCATAAGAGCCTGAAAATGGTGCATTTTTCTGACAACACTGATTAGCCGAATGTAACAGGGCTCACTGGCAATTTGTGGACAATCAAGGGGCCGGTCATGGAATGAACCGATCCGAGAGGTCTCTCGTCCGGTTTGGGTCCCAGGGCAGTATACAGAAGGGCTACCACAAGCACTACTCCTTGCCACAGcaccaggggagggggctgatcaCAGAGGGACTGGCAGAAAAGCAGTTACCACTCTAAGTGGGTGTGGTGGGAtggccagctgctgccccagcgACACAAGCCGACCACAAAGAGCAGCCTGACCCGGGGGTGGGGAACCTCCAGGCggggtgaccacacagcaagtgtgaacaatcaggacattttttttttcagggggaggagggatataagacaaagcccctaatattggaaCATCTGCTCACCCCTCACCCTCCCAGGCTGTGACGACACCAGGAGTTTTGGCCTAGAATTTCCCACCCCTGCTGTCAGCTCCACCCCAGTTACTGCCATGGGAAGACACCGGCAGCCGACTCCGAACAGGATCAGAACTACACTGGCCCTGCGTTCCCATCACCACAGCTGGCAGTGAAGTAACATCTGTGGCAGCAGCGGTGGGAAATCTGACAGAAAACCTGGCGCAGCCAAGGCTCAGGTGAGCTGTAAATATCCTGACCCTGGCAGCAGATCACCTACAGTGGCTCGAGGTGAACGGGAGGGGGGCTCCACTCTTCCGTTAGCACCGGGAAAGGGGATTGTAAAATGAACTGCACGctctttggtttggttttgcttcTTTGTGGCAGATAAAGACCTGCAGGATTTTGTGCTCTGGGTTTCACAGAAAAGTTTTCAGGCTTTGCCCCCTTAGAAATATCAGCAGGGTCAAATCTGCTCTTCCCCGGCTTTGCTGGAGGCCCCTTGGGGGTTTGGAAGACGAGCACTGTGAGCTCCCGCCTTGCGTCTCTGAGACATCTTGTCTCCCAAAGCTCATTAGGCACTAGGGTGAAAATGTATTAACCACCCCCCCAGTTTTAAACGATGTGCTTAAAAGTCCCTCCTTCCTTGCTCAATTGCAGCAGTTTCCAGTGTCTTTTGATCCCATAATTTCATTAGCTCTCCAGTAACCACAGAGCCTTTCGAGTTaaacaagacctgaatttctaatggaaaagatgaggagaaaaaaatgctTGTGACACAAATCTCCTGGGTCCTTTGTATCCATCATAAAGAAGCCAAAAACAGGCACAAGGCCAATTTTTTCCctctgcaggtcacctttaaggcTTATTTAAATATAGCCTCCAAATCCAAGCCCAAGCAAGAAAGAAAGGCTGAGCACACACCGCCCTGCACTTCTATATTCTACAGAAAATGCAGACATGATGCTTTTCCTGAGAGCATTCACTAGTACCAGACAGAATATAAATATCACCGAGGAAGGTAAGTATCTTTCTATCAACTGGAGTCAATGATCAAATACACTTGGAAATAGGCAGCACAGAGCGGAGGCTGCCGTCCCGGAGAAGATACAATTGTACAAGGATCTGGGAGTAAGTCAGTATGAAAAATGAGGGTTGGAAAAGGCTGCCACAAACCTAAAATACAGCAGTAATAAATACTTCATCTGACACGCAATCTGTTTAAACTGAGCAGTGACAGAAAGCTGTCTTCAGCACTGCCTCGGAGCCCTGAAAAGGGACAAACACTGACACCTAGCGTCCTCTGGCAGAACAACTCAGGCCAGGCCGACTAGCATTGCAAACTCCCCAGTCCAGGACAGCACCTGCTACCGCACACAACCCTTGGGcaagcagcacacacacagttcaCTCTATGGTCCTGCAGTAGAAAGGACGCAAGAGAAAAAGGTCGGTACCCCACCCACCTGAGGAAGAGGGCAGGCCATTGGCCTGGAACCACGTTTCCACCTGGAATGCTTGTGCCGGCTCTAACCTGTGGTGCCACAGGTCACATGCGCTTtgccagccctgcttgggatTGCACTAAGGCTCCGCACTCTCAGCAGCTCTGAATCCTGAGGGATGAAGGTCTTGGAAGAGTGGGTGCTGCTCTGGAGCGCTGCCAGGCAGGTTGCTCTACATGTGGGATGCCTGGCAGTGCTCGGCGCAGTCTGGGTGCTGACCGCAGCCACTGAGGGGCTGAGCTGTGACTGGGGAAGCAAGCCACGGGGCACAAACAGTAGAAATGAAAGGCACTGACCTTTGCTGGTGTCTGGTCTGTTGCACAGGTTGGCCTCTAGATAGAGATGAAGAGCATTAGCACCCCCTGCTCATCCTGTCTGTGCAATATGTACAAGCTGACTCCATTACCTGGCAATAGCTGGTGGTTGGTTCCTCCTCGGACGCAGAGTTCTTTTCCTCTTCCAAGTTCTGCCCTGGATTCTGCTCGGGCTCCCTGTCCTTTGTGGCGAGAAGCCAGGCAGCACTCTCTGGCTCCTTCCTGCCACCGTCTGTGCTGTCGGGAATGCCATTGGCCCTGTTTATTCGCTCCCCTTTCCCATGCTCATTCTGGCTCAGGGGAGAAGAGCAGGGCACGACTGGGTCACCAAACTCCTTCTTCTGCAAGAGCTGCCTCTGAGCCTGCTTCAGGCTCTTCTGGTACACCTCCAGCTGGCACAAGATGACTTGGGTGTACTGGTTTGGGTCCACCCCTTTGGGGCAGAATGGAATACCCCAGTAATAGTGCACTGTGTCTCTAGCATCTTCCTGCTTGCACTCTTCATCAGCCATGCTCAGTGTACAAAGCTCGGGTGCGTTGTCAGGCACCTTGTTCCGTTCCACTTGCTCAGCACAAACAGAGCCTCGCCCCCTGTGCCCACGTTGTGGAGCACACTCAGGGCCTCCTGCTCCACAGCTCTTCCTTGGAATGCCACCCAGCTCCAAGGGCCTGCCCTTCCGGAGGACTGCTGAGCTGCCAGCTGTGGGCTCTCCCGCAGAGCTTCCAGTGCTGGCCAGAGCTTGCTTGTCTTGTTCCCCACCCATTGCTTTTGAAGTGCTGCACGACCCTGAAAACAGTCTCCGAGGCGTCAGCTGCCAAGCGCCCGGAGTAACATGGCCAAAGGTGGGGCTCAGGGAGATCAGGCTCTCCCCAGAAGGGCTGGGTAACGTGTCCCTGGAATGGCTTCTTGCTGGCAAGGAAGCCTTTTCATTTGACTTTGTTAAAGACTGGCTCTTCCCTGGAGATATGATTATGCTGGATAGTAGTGAGCTTTCAACTACTTCCTGGCTTAACCTCGTCAGCACCACAAGGGGGCTCTTGGCAACATCTGTCTGTCCATTCCCTTCGGCTTTTGTGCTCCAGGAGTGGGAGCTGCCCTCCGACTGTGGGGAGTCAGGGCCGGGTGGCACAGCTCCATGAATCTCAGCCTTTCCTCGCTCAGCCGGATGGCTCTGCACTGGCTCGCACGTTGCCTGTGCAGAAGGTGGGGCAGAGGTCGCAGCAGGGGAATCTGAAGGCTGGTagctctgaaaaacaaaagatttGCTTTCCAAGAGATACATTctttattacaaaaacaaatgcCAAGGATATTGGTCGTGCACACCCTGCTGTCACCCAGAGCGCAGAACGCAGGACACATACAGATACTGCACAACACCACAAGGAACAACCGAGGTTAGTCCCCACATTCCTTACAAGTCACCCAAACTGCTACAGTTCTCCCGTCAGGCCACACGAACCAGCCTCCTTTCCTGCACGGAGACCAAAGGGAGTATGTGAAGCAACATTTCTGTACATCTCCGTACAAAGGCACACTTACATTAAGGCTCTCGGCAATGGCCTTCCTcacaagttcctcttcttcctcttcccggCAGTTCACTTGTCTGGCTTCCTGCTCACTCATTTTCAGAGCCAGTGCAAACTGCTCATCTTCAGTCATCTCTAAAAAA
This sequence is a window from Chelonoidis abingdonii isolate Lonesome George chromosome 7, CheloAbing_2.0, whole genome shotgun sequence. Protein-coding genes within it:
- the UIMC1 gene encoding BRCA1-A complex subunit RAP80 isoform X2, with amino-acid sequence MAWERLLFWEKKQAVVSRDVQERVRMPRKKKHAESPDFQDLGGEEEEPRGLVDAKKKRSFVDAFIVISDSDGEESKEENGLQKKRTKQQLDRVKFAAKRKIAQMTEDEQFALALKMSEQEARQVNCREEEEEELVRKAIAESLNSYQPSDSPAATSAPPSAQATCEPVQSHPAERGKAEIHGAVPPGPDSPQSEGSSHSWSTKAEGNGQTDVAKSPLVVLTRLSQEVVESSLLSSIIISPGKSQSLTKSNEKASLPARSHSRDTLPSPSGESLISLSPTFGHVTPGAWQLTPRRLFSGSCSTSKAMGGEQDKQALASTGSSAGEPTAGSSAVLRKGRPLELGGIPRKSCGAGGPECAPQRGHRGRGSVCAEQVERNKVPDNAPELCTLSMADEECKQEDARDTVHYYWGIPFCPKGVDPNQYTQVILCQLEVYQKSLKQAQRQLLQKKEFGDPVVPCSSPLSQNEHGKGERINRANGIPDSTDGGRKEPESAAWLLATKDREPEQNPGQNLEEEKNSASEEEPTTSYCQRPTCATDQTPAKASQALFAEDMPEDGEPMQITQSISALTPFGSKRSPDIATESPAEEEITVCPETQPNPSEAIEPEREELRSASKDAPLQAGGDEEAGNAVSECSPSADDSVSCPLCDRGFPATEIELHAMCCNGIVGQDANEDVPALAQRQRETRSRVGRGRAVPSPTAIAKGEKCYLCKALVPLAEYRRHVDGCLQTARDTQGNQRLRSAKDVGRSEGRLLSMLEMSECKSADADAGAMLAAGGDSRHTLSGAEQEAGCSLARESPLPHMAFSDLPSPALASAPEAAGYPGGFQQQNKGSRRRRRKF
- the UIMC1 gene encoding BRCA1-A complex subunit RAP80 isoform X4, which encodes MAWERLLFWEKKQAVVSRDVQERVRMPRKKKHAESPDFQDLGGEEEEPRGLVDAKKKRSFVDAFIVISDSDGEQESKEENGLQKKRTKQQLDRVKFAAKRKIAQMTEDEQFALALKMSEQEARQVNCREEEEEELVRKAIAESLNSYQPSDSPAATSAPPSAQATCEPVQSHPAERGKAEIHGAVPPGPDSPQSEGSSHSWSTKAEGNGQTDVAKSPLVVLTRLSQEVVESSLLSSIIISPGKSQSLTKSNEKASLPARSHSRDTLPSPSGESLISLSPTFGHVTPGAWQLTPRRLFSGSCSTSKAMGGEQDKQALASTGSSAGEPTAGSSAVLRKGRPLELGGIPRKSCGAGGPECAPQRGHRGRGSVCAEQVERNKVPDNAPELCTLSMADEECKQEDARDTVHYYWGIPFCPKGVDPNQYTQVILCQLEVYQKSLKQAQRQLLQKKEFGDPVVPCSSPLSQNEHGKGERINRANGIPDSTDGGRKEPESAAWLLATKDREPEQNPGQNLEEEKNSASEEEPTTSYCQASQALFAEDMPEDGEPMQITQSISALTPFGSKRSPDIATESPAEEEITVCPETQPNPSEAIEPEREELRSASKDAPLQAGGDEEAGNAVSECSPSADDSVSCPLCDRGFPATEIELHAMCCNGIVGQDANEDVPALAQRQRETRSRVGRGRAVPSPTAIAKGEKCYLCKALVPLAEYRRHVDGCLQTARDTQGNQRLRSAKDVGRSEGRLLSMLEMSECKSADADAGAMLAAGGDSRHTLSGAEQEAGCSLARESPLPHMAFSDLPSPALASAPEAAGYPGGFQQQNKGSRRRRRKF
- the UIMC1 gene encoding BRCA1-A complex subunit RAP80 isoform X3; protein product: MHPRIALAFSATRLHRVRMPRKKKHAESPDFQDLGGEEEEPRGLVDAKKKRSFVDAFIVISDSDGEQESKEENGLQKKRTKQQLDRVKFAAKRKIAQMTEDEQFALALKMSEQEARQVNCREEEEEELVRKAIAESLNSYQPSDSPAATSAPPSAQATCEPVQSHPAERGKAEIHGAVPPGPDSPQSEGSSHSWSTKAEGNGQTDVAKSPLVVLTRLSQEVVESSLLSSIIISPGKSQSLTKSNEKASLPARSHSRDTLPSPSGESLISLSPTFGHVTPGAWQLTPRRLFSGSCSTSKAMGGEQDKQALASTGSSAGEPTAGSSAVLRKGRPLELGGIPRKSCGAGGPECAPQRGHRGRGSVCAEQVERNKVPDNAPELCTLSMADEECKQEDARDTVHYYWGIPFCPKGVDPNQYTQVILCQLEVYQKSLKQAQRQLLQKKEFGDPVVPCSSPLSQNEHGKGERINRANGIPDSTDGGRKEPESAAWLLATKDREPEQNPGQNLEEEKNSASEEEPTTSYCQRPTCATDQTPAKASQALFAEDMPEDGEPMQITQSISALTPFGSKRSPDIATESPAEEEITVCPETQPNPSEAIEPEREELRSASKDAPLQAGGDEEAGNAVSECSPSADDSVSCPLCDRGFPATEIELHAMCCNGIVGQDANEDVPALAQRQRETRSRVGRGRAVPSPTAIAKGEKCYLCKALVPLAEYRRHVDGCLQTARDTQGNQRLRSAKDVGRSEGRLLSMLEMSECKSADADAGAMLAAGGDSRHTLSGAEQEAGCSLARESPLPHMAFSDLPSPALASAPEAAGYPGGFQQQNKGSRRRRRKF
- the UIMC1 gene encoding BRCA1-A complex subunit RAP80 isoform X5 — encoded protein: MPRKKKHAESPDFQDLGGEEEEPRGLVDAKKKRSFVDAFIVISDSDGEQESKEENGLQKKRTKQQLDRVKFAAKRKIAQMTEDEQFALALKMSEQEARQVNCREEEEEELVRKAIAESLNSYQPSDSPAATSAPPSAQATCEPVQSHPAERGKAEIHGAVPPGPDSPQSEGSSHSWSTKAEGNGQTDVAKSPLVVLTRLSQEVVESSLLSSIIISPGKSQSLTKSNEKASLPARSHSRDTLPSPSGESLISLSPTFGHVTPGAWQLTPRRLFSGSCSTSKAMGGEQDKQALASTGSSAGEPTAGSSAVLRKGRPLELGGIPRKSCGAGGPECAPQRGHRGRGSVCAEQVERNKVPDNAPELCTLSMADEECKQEDARDTVHYYWGIPFCPKGVDPNQYTQVILCQLEVYQKSLKQAQRQLLQKKEFGDPVVPCSSPLSQNEHGKGERINRANGIPDSTDGGRKEPESAAWLLATKDREPEQNPGQNLEEEKNSASEEEPTTSYCQRPTCATDQTPAKASQALFAEDMPEDGEPMQITQSISALTPFGSKRSPDIATESPAEEEITVCPETQPNPSEAIEPEREELRSASKDAPLQAGGDEEAGNAVSECSPSADDSVSCPLCDRGFPATEIELHAMCCNGIVGQDANEDVPALAQRQRETRSRVGRGRAVPSPTAIAKGEKCYLCKALVPLAEYRRHVDGCLQTARDTQGNQRLRSAKDVGRSEGRLLSMLEMSECKSADADAGAMLAAGGDSRHTLSGAEQEAGCSLARESPLPHMAFSDLPSPALASAPEAAGYPGGFQQQNKGSRRRRRKF
- the UIMC1 gene encoding BRCA1-A complex subunit RAP80 isoform X1 yields the protein MAWERLLFWEKKQAVVSRDVQERVRMPRKKKHAESPDFQDLGGEEEEPRGLVDAKKKRSFVDAFIVISDSDGEQESKEENGLQKKRTKQQLDRVKFAAKRKIAQMTEDEQFALALKMSEQEARQVNCREEEEEELVRKAIAESLNSYQPSDSPAATSAPPSAQATCEPVQSHPAERGKAEIHGAVPPGPDSPQSEGSSHSWSTKAEGNGQTDVAKSPLVVLTRLSQEVVESSLLSSIIISPGKSQSLTKSNEKASLPARSHSRDTLPSPSGESLISLSPTFGHVTPGAWQLTPRRLFSGSCSTSKAMGGEQDKQALASTGSSAGEPTAGSSAVLRKGRPLELGGIPRKSCGAGGPECAPQRGHRGRGSVCAEQVERNKVPDNAPELCTLSMADEECKQEDARDTVHYYWGIPFCPKGVDPNQYTQVILCQLEVYQKSLKQAQRQLLQKKEFGDPVVPCSSPLSQNEHGKGERINRANGIPDSTDGGRKEPESAAWLLATKDREPEQNPGQNLEEEKNSASEEEPTTSYCQRPTCATDQTPAKASQALFAEDMPEDGEPMQITQSISALTPFGSKRSPDIATESPAEEEITVCPETQPNPSEAIEPEREELRSASKDAPLQAGGDEEAGNAVSECSPSADDSVSCPLCDRGFPATEIELHAMCCNGIVGQDANEDVPALAQRQRETRSRVGRGRAVPSPTAIAKGEKCYLCKALVPLAEYRRHVDGCLQTARDTQGNQRLRSAKDVGRSEGRLLSMLEMSECKSADADAGAMLAAGGDSRHTLSGAEQEAGCSLARESPLPHMAFSDLPSPALASAPEAAGYPGGFQQQNKGSRRRRRKF
- the UIMC1 gene encoding BRCA1-A complex subunit RAP80 isoform X6, producing MPRKKKHAESPDFQDLGGEEEEPRGLVDAKKKRSFVDAFIVISDSDGEESKEENGLQKKRTKQQLDRVKFAAKRKIAQMTEDEQFALALKMSEQEARQVNCREEEEEELVRKAIAESLNSYQPSDSPAATSAPPSAQATCEPVQSHPAERGKAEIHGAVPPGPDSPQSEGSSHSWSTKAEGNGQTDVAKSPLVVLTRLSQEVVESSLLSSIIISPGKSQSLTKSNEKASLPARSHSRDTLPSPSGESLISLSPTFGHVTPGAWQLTPRRLFSGSCSTSKAMGGEQDKQALASTGSSAGEPTAGSSAVLRKGRPLELGGIPRKSCGAGGPECAPQRGHRGRGSVCAEQVERNKVPDNAPELCTLSMADEECKQEDARDTVHYYWGIPFCPKGVDPNQYTQVILCQLEVYQKSLKQAQRQLLQKKEFGDPVVPCSSPLSQNEHGKGERINRANGIPDSTDGGRKEPESAAWLLATKDREPEQNPGQNLEEEKNSASEEEPTTSYCQASQALFAEDMPEDGEPMQITQSISALTPFGSKRSPDIATESPAEEEITVCPETQPNPSEAIEPEREELRSASKDAPLQAGGDEEAGNAVSECSPSADDSVSCPLCDRGFPATEIELHAMCCNGIVGQDANEDVPALAQRQRETRSRVGRGRAVPSPTAIAKGEKCYLCKALVPLAEYRRHVDGCLQTARDTQGNQRLRSAKDVGRSEGRLLSMLEMSECKSADADAGAMLAAGGDSRHTLSGAEQEAGCSLARESPLPHMAFSDLPSPALASAPEAAGYPGGFQQQNKGSRRRRRKF